The region GTGAGAATTTGTTCACGTCGTTTCATTTCAGCTCGCCTGAAAACAGTCACTGGTCGATGAATTATCGTTTGATGCAAAACAggtatttgtttgtttttcaatatCTAGCCAATTAAATTTGCAGGGAGGTTGTTGGAGCTTTCTGCCCAAAAACAGGAAACGGAGCAAGGATGGCGTAATGGCTCATGGACCCTGCCATTTGGCGCTTCGGCTTAGTTAGTGCCTCTTTCTATCATTGTAGTTCCCTTAGGAGTCCTCTATTGGCAATACTTGGGTGTTGTCTGTTGAGAATCCCTCGCTGTTTAATGTTCCTTTTTCACTTTCCTTGCTTCAATATCTCCTACAGTGTGTGACTCGATTGGTGGACAGTGAGGCGTTTCCCTTATCTGGCCAATCAGCCACAACCGAAGTGCATTTATTTCAGGCCCCACCCTCAGACCGGCGCCAGTTATTCATCTGTGGGCGTGCATGCTGTATGGACCTTTGTCTGCTGATACCAATGTTTGGTCTTTGTCCTGTCCATAACACTCATCCACATGGATAAGTTGTGTCTTgtccgtttcctctattgtggtTTGATGCCTCAGTTCTGTTATTTCTCTTGTGCCCCCCCGTCCAAATGGTTGTCGATGCCTAAGTTTTGTTTGTTCCACCTGTCTGTTGGTTTGCAAACACCTGCATGTTTTCCCTTTCCTTTGGTGGACGGATGTCTGAGGCTTTCTATCCACGGATGATTCTGCATTGTGTTATCCAcatgcgggtaacgcaatgaacgctttccataggagaactatggaaagcgcagcccaatgtacaccaGCAAAAATCCACCGCGATTTTACGCTCTTGTATAAAAATTGCGACACGCCACAATTTTcagtgatgaacctatcataatgataggttcatcacggGAAAATAGTGGTGACTTTGGTGTTCTCCCACAGGCAGGAAACCGTGCCAGAAAAATGCAACGCACGTCGACAAGTGGCCTAAATTATTGTTTTATGCCTGAATCATGTCTTGTCTCATCAGTTTCCCCTCCATCTGAAGGGTCAGACGCCTGTACCCTGTCCTAGCTGAGGGGTTTTGTGTGGTTTTGGGCTCCTGTCAGTTATATACCTTTTCCTAGCTCCATTAACAATTCCATCTGCTATATCCTTCCCTATTCTCCATCCAGGGACAGTCAGGGTCCCCTAGGTTCAGGATGGTTATCAGCATATTAGGCAGGGTCCACCAAGCTGAAACTGGTTAGGAAGAATGTTCCCTCTCCTCCATTTCCCTCGTTTAGCTGATAGAACACATGACGTCACGGTGTGACATGCATGAGGGTCCCTGTACTTGCATCCTGCACAAATGTAACAGAGGTATTCGCTTCAACAACTGTGAACCAGAAATCACGCGTGTAAAAGCACATGAAAACAGTCATTTGTATGCCAACGAGTCGCTGTAGTGATAATTTCACTGATGCAGCCATACACATTATAATCCATATTGGCCATTctacagttgttcaaactggccagaGAGGTTCACTGACACCGGATGATGGAGGAACGATCTTTCTGTGAACGTTCTtccaaataaagattattctggatcaagaaaaaaaaaaagtctgattcTCTTAGAAAAATTTAAAGTGCGTTTCACTTCTTTCCAGACAATTACACGCGGTTATCAGTCAGCTAAAATGATCAATGTTAAATGCCCTGTGTATTTGTGGTGTACTGCGTAATATGTGGGAGACCTACGCCCGTGGGAGCGAGCCCTAATGTGTGTGCATGGGCGCCTTTATTCCAGATTACTTACTACTCAGACTGTCCAGTATCTCTTCCTAAGAGAACTAGTGCTGCACTCCTCATTGGAAAGGATTCTTCATCTCACATACGTCTACAATAAAATCCACAACCTATACTTAACTGCCTGTGACTACTTGCCGCTGACCGCGCCTCACTCCTAATTATTCAGATTCTACGTGAAAAAAATGGCAGAGAGGACAGAAACCTTGTAATATATTACACAAGTCTGGGTGTTCCAGCGGACGGACAGGTCATGGAGTGTATAGTATATCTGGACGGGAAGTTCAGTAGatgtttttctattttgaacAATGAACTAAAAGGGTCTTAGTTTTTTCGTAGATGGGTCGGCCCCGGCTACGCCTCGCATCCTGAATTATCCCCATTATAACTTTCTTAAACTTCTTTACATTTAGTAGTTCCATTTctgtaagttttttattttttttatttgcataaacGCGCTGTGCAGGAATTATGTAATACCCAATGTTTCTATCTGTATAACCACACCTTTACATGTTTACGATTATGCCCCATACATTATACAAGATGACAGCCCCACCTCCATTGCATTAGACATTATAAACATgaccgtatttttttttttgtttggatgACATCCATGATCAATACAGAACTTATGTCCAATGTAAGAGCCTTTTACACGGGTCTATTTTTGGGCACTTCCCAGCaataattgctcctgtgctttcatacaggagcgatcatcactaAGGCCCcctatcgctagcaatattctgccacGGAGCAGCGCTGtcaggctcaccacagagaatcgcagcatgcagtGAGTTAGatcccgcaagcagagaatcgctacagATCATCGCTCGTGGACATGCAATCTAAATGAATGGGTCGGAGAAACTccagctgcctgcctccatttacagtaaacaggcagtcattcataggtgaatggctgcctgtttacatgggccgattgtcgttcagtttctgcgtgCATAAAATCAGAACAGTATAAGTGAATGAATTGTTCATCTTTCACTCACTGCAGGCATTTAggcctttcacacaggcgatagcgGTGCTTTTTGTGAAAAACCATGCATTGCTGCTACTTGTGATTTTCTTGTGAGAAAcgtaataggagtttctaatgttaaaaatgtatctcACCAAAATCGTGCTATGCAATGAATAAGGGGGCTCCATAAGGAAGCatggaacaaaaaaaagaaacaaccaACCACATAGCATCAGTCAAAACatagctaatgtgaaggaacccattgaatggcatgggtttcacaaatatgcgattttgtagcctgtgtgaaagcggccttacactgaacaactatcacTAAAATTCACATGATCCAGCAGAATTATGAAGGATTATCGAGCCCATGTAAGAGGGCCATTACATAGATTAACAAGCAAAagccaacatttttttaaaattttcttttaCTATAAAGACAATTGTCATTTCCAAATATCCAACGTTTGAGCAGGATTTATCACATCTTTAGTGTTAGAGCTGCCTTCTAGGAATGACAAACATCTTTACAAGTCTCCTTCTTCTTGTAGCTTGTCAGCTCTGGTTTATTTCCAGTATAAGGTAGAGGAACAAATATTTCCAGACAATAGCAATCCCCTCCGATATCGACCTGAGGAGAGAGAGCGACATGTTACACAGTAAAGGTTATTCGCTACACCGTTTAGTGCAGGTTCTGGAAGGTAATATTGGATTATTCCGGAGTGTTCTCTGAGGGAGACTTGCATGGTCCCCCTACCCCAGCCCACCATGAGAAGGCGTACTAACTTGAAATGTTTATATGATCTCTAGATCTACCAGTCCCGGAATGCAGTTTTGCAGAAGTTACCTTGATACGGTAGTTTGTTCCAGCAACGACTTGAGATTGGTAGTAGAGCGCCACAAACTTTGTGGCATTAGCACCACTTTGTTTCAGAAAATCATATTTTACCTGATAACACAAAAGAGAGGATATTAAGAAGATAGAAATGGATTGAAtgcaataccaaatttttatCATAGTTATTCAAAAAGGAGCAGATTTTAGGATTTAATAAACTACAGGAGACAGGATCACAATCTGTGCATCACTGAAAACGGTCCAGGTTcatgacataccagtaagttctatgtgtgattgttcgcagtaagagaagccaagtaatcttgtaaatatgatgccttttaatggctaacagatacatgttatagcgagctttcgaacctctcagggttcttcttcaggcataatggaacaaatctacagacacatttatatataaaaaaaaaaaaccatatacaCGATCACATGGGAGGGCGCAACCATGGTGAACTTAGTTTGCACTATGAGGACGCTTTCActcaggctacaaaatctcatgATTTTCTAGCAATGAgagtgctacaaaacgcatgcagGGGAAGCCCATGGTTTAAAATGGGTTCTTTCACGTgactgatgttttgtagcctgcgatatTGCTAGAATACAAAAAAATTTGCTGCAggctctatacagccacgatttgtgaagttttgtagcccatgtttccctgtggagtcttcctttgtgttgtatcacatgaaaatgcagtttttgagcagtaaaatcctactgtaaaagccctaaaataagccctagctgcataccACCCTCCAAAACAAAAATCACATAAGCGTAGCTTTCTGGCTCTAGCACGTGTCTCTTCCGCATCGCTGGCCCTTGTCTTCAGTGTTCAGGCAAGGCTTCCTGGTCAGAAGTTTGAAAAACCCTCCCTcaaggaagtgctgcctctgattggttcttgagcactgcggTTCAGCtagtcagagccagtgctcgatcaaccaatcacagccattcttccaacgctggctctgattaattggctgagccgtggcgctcgagaaccaaaggcagcacttcctggaggcaggatttttcaaactcctgagcaGGAAGCCTCGCCTGAAcactgaagacaagtgccggagATGCGGAGGAGATGTGCATCGGAGCCGAACAGCGACACTTAACTGATGTATTTGTTATTTATTttaactgcagctagggcttatttctaggggtggggcttatattgtAACACCccatctgcactcagatcctttgtgctccatggggaaacaacgctatcagcactccctgtggagaactgctgataagagtgaatgatgatttttaggttggactgaatttaacaatcagctagcagtgccagaAAAGCACATGATGGGCGCACGTTTAGACGGgctgatgatcgctaaaacgatcgccaattagtaatcggctggtgtaaatgggccttaacactgtaCTAAACCTTTTTCATTTTACATAAAGTTCTATATTATACCACATCGCAGTGCTTGAGGTCTAGTGTTTTATGGTCCTGTGTGTGTGGTGGAGAAAGCATTCAATATGGGCACGGTGCATCCACACATGGATCAGCTGGTCTCTAGTTATTGAAGTCACAGCTTACACAATTCTGGAGATATTGACAATTAGCAGACATACGTGGACAAGAGCTTTATCCCTCTTGTGCTCCCATAGATAAGTCATACAGGGTAAGGGTGAGTGACCTGTGAGACCACTGCCAAAGAACAAGATCATGTTGTCCACCTCTTATCCAACATTCTGGAATGGTGTCTTTCAGAGAACACTAGACCTATAACTAGAAGTGAGTTGGGGCACTGTCTTGCATGAAAATGAATTTCAAAATCTTCTTCAAAGTTGGGAAACAACCAGTTTTGCAGCCTGTCAAGGTACGGCATTCCTGTCACAGCTCGTCCGCAAAATGGAATGACCTATAAACTTTGCTTGCAGAAATGGATTAAAACTCTAACCTTTGGCGAGCCGGTTTCAGGTTCAGCCACTACACAAGCATTCTCAAATTATAACATTGTAGTGATTTTCCTTACCAGAGATGAAATATTGATACATCTGAAAAAATTTGTCACGCCAGAAAATGGTCTTCAACATCTTGCAGAAATGCAACACAAAACGCGTACTTTTTGTTCTGGTTGTCTGGATGCAATACCTGTAGCAACTGCACCTTgtatcgctcaaacggcagtttacaGTTtttcataagtgtgtaaatgaagctaatgctgtatacagaagacaagcgggaccgctaccttctgcatacagctgttttgtcgaagcgctcagctggtatacaggtaagaaaaactaaaaaaaaaaaaacaaaaaaaaacaaaaaaaaacacaaccaacCCTTTTTGTCCTATTGATAAAGAAATCTAAAtagaaacaaaaacatatttggagaTCTATATAATGTATGCACCAGAATTGCGcgatttttggtcaccccatctccaaaaaaaataaataaaggaaaagtaataagtgataaaaaagctgtatgtacgccACAATACAAGCAACACAAATAAGAAGTTATTATCCCACAGTCTTACTTACCGAGTCAGCGATCTCTTGTATTTCTTCGGTAGCAGGCTTTTCATCACCGAATCCACCAACCCGATGTGGTATAGGCTCACCTGCCTGTTCATTAGTAGTACCAGCCATGTCTAGTTCTAGCTGTGAAGACCAACCCAGCAAGTCTGCACCCTGCTTACATACCCGGGTGTGCAGTGATCAGTGGGAGGGGTTACCTGATACCTCTGAACACATTCCTTTCTGTGGGGGAATTTGTTCTCTTTGCCTAATATATGTAaccgccccctcccccctctcagtGGTTTAAGCCATCTATACCTGATCATCTCAGGGTGTGGCTGGCAGAACATGAGCAAAGGGGATCGTGCATTGCAGACGTGAGGGTGATCTCGTTATTCATAAA is a window of Eleutherodactylus coqui strain aEleCoq1 chromosome 4, aEleCoq1.hap1, whole genome shotgun sequence DNA encoding:
- the LOC136625253 gene encoding cystatin-A1-like, with the protein product MAGTTNEQAGEPIPHRVGGFGDEKPATEEIQEIADSVKYDFLKQSGANATKFVALYYQSQVVAGTNYRIKVDIGGDCYCLEIFVPLPYTGNKPELTSYKKKETCKDVCHS